AACAGGTAACAACACCACATCTGCAATCGCCCAACGTAAGTCCGTAATCGTCAGTGCGGAAGTATGTCCGATTAAGAATTTTCCCGTGACAAAATTCCCGGCCCACATAAGACTGGTTAGAACTAACAAAAGGTAGTATTTCCTGTTATTTTTAGATGTGTTGGTGTTCTGAATTAGTGCCTCCATCAAAACGCCTCCTAAGTGGAATTATGTTGTACTTTGCCGCCTCACTCCTTGAGTGTAAAAGTGTCTTCTTATGATGTAAAATGAATACAAATGATTTGATCCATCACTGCAAATGATGGATTTGCCTGTGGGAGGGTTGCCTCGTGGAGATTCGAGACTTGACCATTTTCGATGCGGTAGCGAAGACGGGGAGCGTCACTAAAGCGGCTGAACAATTGGGGTACGTTCAATCGAACATCACAGCTCGCATTCGACACCTAGAGAACACACTCGGCACAGCCCTGTTTCATCGACTCCCACGTGGCATGACGCTCACACCGGCCGGAGAAACGTTACTGAGCTATGCCGAGCAGATCCTTCATCTTTCTACTGAGGCGGAACAAGCGGTACAGGATTCAGAACGACCAAGTGGCACACTTCGTATCGGGGCCACGCAAACAACGATGGCTACCCGCTTACCTGCTATCTTGGCCGAATACCATAGAGCGTTCCCAAAAGTGGACTTATCGTTGAGCACGGGTCATACGGACCAACTCATACAGGCCATTCTGAACTATGAGCTTGAGGCCGCTTTAGTAACCGGACCTGTGGAACATCCACTGATTGAACAAGCAGCCGTGATTGAGGAGGATCTCGTTCTCGTCTCCGGTTCGGGAGACATGGATTTTCCATCTACGGGGGGACACCTCACCATTCTGCCATTCGGAGAGGGTTGCTTGTATCGAAAGAAGCTTGAACAATACCTTGACCACATTGGAATTCAATCTCGGAAGGTGATTGAACTGGGGACGCTAGATGGCATTTTAGGATGCGTTGCCGCTGGTCTCGGTGTTGCTTTGGTTCCGAAAGCTGTCATCGAAATGAGCAAATACAACATGGCTACTCACGAACTCCCGCCACAATTCAGTGAGGTCCCCACTGTCTTGGTGCGGCGCAAGGATGCGTTTCAATCGTCAGCGTTGTCAAAGTTCATCACGGTTGTCCAAGATTCTCGGTCGAACGAGTCATCGCTTCATCACGATGATACCTCACGAAATATGTGAAAGAAGCGCTCAGCAGCAACATCCCAGTCAAATTGTTTTGCGTGCACCATACCCAGTTGCCCGAGTCGATTACGCAGCGCATCATCATGGTAAAGAGTTTCAAGTGCCTCGTCTATCTTTCCAAGGTCAGGAAGCGCATAATCTACCAAATTATAGTTTGTGATGTGCCGTTCGATGGGGGCGAGTAGTCCTGCAGGGCCAACGACTTCGGTCGTAGCACTGCAATCCTGGGCCACAACTGGAACTCCGCATGCAACGGCTTCTGCATCGGTCAATCCAAATCCTTCCCCCGTTGACGTCGACAGCTTGACGTCGGCGGCATTGTACAGCAACGTCAGGTATTGCTTTGGTACTCCTATGAACGTATCTCCACGGCTATCAAGAATGACAGAGTCCGGTTTGAGGTCGTATTTCTCCAAAAGTTCCTGTAAATCTCCACCTTCATCGACACGAACGGCAAATATGTACAAAAGAGCGTCTGGATGCCGTCGATGAAACTCGGCAAAGACCCGCACAGTGTCATAGTAGTTTTTGCGGCTTGCATTTCGATTCGCGGCCAGGATAACAAAACGGTCCTGTAAATTGAGAAACCGCTTCGCATCGGATTTGTTCATGATAAGGGTCTCGTGACCTTGATTCACAGTCCGAATCGGATGCCCAGCGGATACAGGAAAGACCAAATCATGTTCTACCCCATGCCATATGGCCCCGGCTTCGATACCAAACTCCTCACGCACCACGCGCTCACCGAAGCGGCTCATGAGGACAGTTTTCGTGGCCGACTGCATCGCCCGTTGCCATGATTTTGGCAATCGGATTCCATCGATTGGCGCATATAAAACCGTAGGGATCAGAAATGAACCTCCAAGTGCATTCTTTCCGGCTTCTGCATCACCGAGATCGTTCACGATGAAAAACACGTCTGGCTTCAAGCGGTCATGAAGCTCGCGTAGCCGACCGAGGCCGTGGACGTCTGTTTTCTCGTACTTCGAGGCGGGATAAAGTTTGTATGGGGCCGGCCAAGGATCGCCTTGATAGTTGATGGCCAACACATGACAATCAGCCCCCATGGCCGCAAAGCGGCGTGCTAAATTGTCGGTTACAGTCGCAAAACCGGTATGACAACCTGCATGTGACCAGATGAGAATGCGCATGAGTCACCTCTGTCAGAATTACTTCACGAAATTTATGTCAATCCAAGTTCCTAGCATTATTGGCCGAGTGAATTGGTTGTCGACGTTCCTGAAGTATAGCCCCGGAGGAAACGAGGTCGGAGACAGGCCAGAAATCTCCACCGTCTCGTTGTTGTTACTCCAAACCACTTGAGTGGCTCTGAAAACTCCGCTCCCAAAGGAGTGAAGATTGCTGCTGATGTTCTGTGTGGTTAACGTTGTTGGATTCATAGACTCGTCAAAATTAATCGTCAACATGTTTTGCGATGACGAATACGTGGCTGTGGTTGGCACGGGAGATGCACTTGTCGCCTGCAAAGACAGGTCGGTACTATGAACCGTCCCAGACCCACCTGTAAAGTTGAACTGTGCATATATGTTTGCACTTGTCTGTCCTGATGCAAGAGACACAACTGTCCCTGTGTACGGACCTGCCGATGATGCGGCAAACCCAGAGATAACTTGAGTGGAATTCCCGAGAGCCGAGCTCACATCTTGCAAATCCAGAAGGACATCGCCAGAAAGCGGCATCGGGTTTCCTTGGCTGTCAACAGATTCTAACGTCACTTCATAGACTGCATTGGTCACTGTCGCGGAACCATTTACCTCATGCGGTACAGACGCGATGATGGACGGTATCTCGACGGTGGTGGATGCTTGTGAAGTCAGAGACTGGCTATTCACAGCGGCATGAAAGCTGACACTACCAGGATTCCAATCTGTGAAGGTCGATTCATAGGCGTTTTGGGATGTGTTCCAACTCGCGGTGGAAGACGCTGAATTCACGGAATTGGTGACGGTGACGGTCTGATTCGGAAGAACATTCCCGTATGCATCCTGAGGTTCAACTTGAGTGGTGATGGGCGCACCGATTTCAGCATATGTCGGGGCCGTCACCGTGGAATGAGCAAGACTAAATACGTTTGGATTTACAACCGTAGACGGTGTCGTACTCAGCACTACACCATCTACTTTGGCAGTAAATTGGACAGTGCCACTTCTTGTCTCGGTGAGGGTGGCTTCATAAGCAGAAGTTGCAGCGTTCCATGCAGCAGTGACAGTTTGTGTACCGTCACTAACCGTCACCGTGTGCCCCGAGCCGACTGGGGTTCCCGTAGTGTACTTCGGTGCGACCGAGACCAATACGTTGTTGTTGCCAGCTGTTACAGAAGCCGGTGCAGATACGCTCGAATTCGTTGGACTGACGATGAGTGGTGCACGATAAACGTAGACGTCGGTTGTTAATGCGTGACTAAGGCTCAATGGTGAGAGGTCAACCTGAACCTCAAAGTGGACGGTACCAGGCAACATTTCACTGAACACGGCCTCGTACATTGATTTCGCATCATTCCAGGTGGCTTGCACCGCATGAGTACCGTCGGAAACCGTGACTGTGTGTCCCGCGCCAAGTGGCGTACCATTGCTATCCTTGGGAATGATGGAGACCAAAACGTTGTTTGTTCCAATGAACACCGAGGCAGGCAACAGGACCACTGAGTTTGATGCACTAGCCACCTGTTGGACATTAGTGGAAGCCGTTTGATGGAGACCGACACCATTGATTGTAGCGGTAAATGTGACTTGACCTGGTTGATGCTCTGTAAATGTTGCCTCGTAGTCGTGCTGCTTTGCATTCCAGGTTGCGGTCAACTGTGTTGTTCCGTCGGATATTGTGACGTTTTCGCCGTTCCCTAGTTGGTCGCCAGAAAAATCCACAGGTGTGACATGGACGGTTGTCGACGATCCTTGCGCCACGTTCGGGTCGACCTGAATGAAGGTCTTGACCGGATCGGCATATGCAGGAGAGGTCAAAGCAAAACGGGACCCGTCCCAATTACTCTCAAACCCGAGTCTCTGAAGTACCTTCATAAAGTACCAGAGCGGTAAGAAAGTCGTCGGACGGTTTGTGGATGGGTCATTCCATACGGCTTCCGGCATGCCTTGAACGATGGTTCCATCGATGACAGCATCAAGCTGGGACGAAGATGAGACAGGTTGTTTCAAGTCTGCCGTCCATCCCGCAGGTGTCGTCAGACTTAAGCTGTGCGTCTCGGCATCCCATGCTGAGTTGATGCCTTGCGCACGTAGGAGTTGCATGAGATACCAAACGGGGAAGAAAACTGTATCGCGGTGGGAACTACTGTCTATCGCAACTCGAAAAGGCACCACCTGTACTGTGTTTCCGTCTAAAACAATTGCCGCACGTTTCCAGCCGCTTTTTGAAGTCGAGGCTTGAACAATGTGCTGCGGGCTGAAAAGGGTACCCAGCATCAGCGTAGCAATAATCGAATATGAGATTTTGTTCTTCATGAAATCCCTTCTCTCATTTGGGGGTACCATCACTAGCACACAAATGCTAGCGGACAGATTACTTTGCGAAAAATCGCAAAATAGAGGCGGGTCTGTCTCAATTTCTATGCCCGTGTAAATTGCGCGTTAGTCCATTTATGTAGGCCACTTATGTAAGCCACTTATGTAAGCCACTTATGTAAGCCGTTTATGTAAGCCATCTATTATGTGAGCCATCTATGTGAGGGATTTCTTGATGTCGAGAGACAAACTGTCGTGGCCCTTCAGGTAGGACACCGCTTTCAACAGTCGGTTCATTATCCGCTATTGGTGTTAATAATGCCATATCTATTGAATAATGAGTGACAATATTTTACTCGATTCGTCAATTTCTTTGTACAAGTTGACTCCGTGTTACGACACACCTATACTGGCCCTAACCTGCACGAGCGGCGGTATAGAATTCTATTGATTTCGTATGAATTGTTAGGAGAGCTGTCATGGACACCGTATATCTAGGGCGAGGTCGGTTATTGGTGTCGCTGCCTTGGTCTGGGCTCCGCTTAATCATTCCGGCAGACGACTTAAGTCTGACACCAGACCTCGCGTTGTATAACTCTTGGGAAATGCCACTGACTCGATTTCTGCTGAATAACGTCAAACCCGGCCAAGTTGCAGTGGATGCAGGTGCCCATGTGGGCTATTTCACTGTGATTTTGGCAGGACTCGTTGGGGATACGGGGCAAGTGCACGCATTTGAACCGAATCCGGATGTGTATCCGTGGCTTGTGGATAATGTTTCTATTAACTATTTTTCTAAGCAGGTGACTTTGAATCAAGTCGGCGTGTACTCGAAGTCCGGGTCTGCAACACTCCATACGTACAGCCGTTATTCCGGAACGTCCACGATTCAGCAGCCATCTGTCCAAAGGTATCGTGTGGATGAAGTCAGTGGAGCTGAAATCCGTCATGTCCGATTGGATGAGTATCTTCATGATGTCGATATGATTCACATGATTAAAATGGACATTGAGGGCAGCGAATTTCAAGCGTTCATGGGACTAGGGCAAATGCTTCACGAGCACCGGGTACAAACAGTTGTGTTTGAGTGGAATCCATCCTCACTGCAGGATGACCTCGGACCACTCAAAGCATTTTTGACGGACCTGCTACAACAAGGGTTCACTTTGAACCTGTTGGATTCCTCTGGGAATCCTACGCCAATCGACCCCAATGTTATTTTCAACACCACTGAGATTATCCCGTACATCGTCGTGACGAGAAGATAAGGCTGAACGCATATCCCGCTCTGGTATATGTCACTGTGACGCTGAGTACTCAGGGTGAACGGCAGAGCGAGGCACGTGGCCAAGGCCGCGTGCCTCAAATTTATGTCTTCGATGCTGCTTTACAGACATTACCTTTTGTGGCGTTGAAAATAACATTGAGGAACTTCGTAGTGCAGTAGATGTCGGTCTGATTCAAGGCATTGAAGCGGAATTCTGTGGTAATCCGGTTGGAGGTGTGAGTGGGGTGCTGTTATAGGTGTACGACACTGACATGCTCTCGTTTACTTTGATATCGGATGCTTGTGCCATGGAGCCCCCCAGCGAACCCATCGAGAACAGCTGAGACAGCGGAAGGTCCATCGACATTTGCATCTGTTCCTCCGTGACAAGCGGCTGTCCGGTCGAAGTTTGGACGTCGATGGTCATGGAACCTGCCATGTGACTAAGTATCGTCGTGAGAATTGCTTGTATCTGTGCAGGCGATACGTGGCTAGCCGAAGATGCCTGTGACGCAACGGACTGCATGATGGGACCGAGCACGCCCGCAATGCCTGCCGGATTCAGCTGAGCTGTATAGGTATATCCGGATGGGGTCGCTGTAGATTGGATGTTCTTCAGGCTAGCGAGATTGATTTGTGAACCCGGTATCTGAGACTGGATTTTCTGGAGTAGCGCTTGCGACTGTGGCAGCGCCTGCCACCCCTGTCCTTGATTCATCCAAACCTGGGTTCCCTGGATGTATATGTGAATGGTGCTCGGCAGGGCAACTGGCCCAGTCCCGGAAGGTTGTCCGGATGTACCCGTGGAGCCTGGGAGTGGGGTTATGGTGGGGGTGATGGTGATGAGCATGGCTCTCTGATTGTTCACTATGCCACTTTGCGATTGTATTTTCATATCGATGGTCATCTGAGTCGGCATTGCACTGCCGGATGAACCGGAACTGCTATTGCCATTCTGAGGAGTCACACCTGGTTGGATTGTTGTCGTACTTGGCTGAATCTGAACGAGTTCATGAATATCGCCCGTAAACTGGGAATAGGGTGCTTTTTCCGTGTTCATGAACGCATTCGCGAGTACCTGAACCGCTGGTGATTCCATATTCCATTTCCATCCGTTCCAATTCGAGTAAACTCCGAGTCGATTCAAGATTTGCATTACATACCAGATGGGCATGTATGTGGTTTTTTGTCCTGATGCGGGATCTACAGCGACGATGCTAGCGACCTTCTGCACCAATATGTCGTTTACGTAGATAGAGACGTTTCCGGTACCTGGGTGAATATTTGCTAGGTTCACCGGTGCAGTGCTCGCAGTGGTGAGCTGCCACTCACTGCCATTCCACACACTCTGGATATTTAGCTTATCGAGTGTACGCATGACATACCAAATCGGCATGTACGTTGTTGAGTCATACACAATTTTGTGTGGGGCCGAGATGTTGCTGTTATCCAATACGATAGATCCGGTTTGTACAGTCGAGGCCGACGCGACGCCAGTGATCCCGAACATAGTAACAATTCCAGCTGCAGCAGCAGCCGCCAAATGTCTTTTCAAGAGCTTCTCCCCTTACATCATTTTTGCGACAGCGAATCTGAACACTAGATGGCTGTCGTTGGTATGTATTCTGAATACCCGCGTCACATACCAACATTCGTTTCGAAATTTGCGGCCCAAACATCCTCTATTTACCAGAGAGCAGGCATGATCAAAAAAAACAGATTATATATTGAAAGCGGATACTTTTTGTATTATTATGACTTTGTTAATGAAAACGTTTTGTGAAACAAGTGTCATTACGATGTGGAAAGAAGTTTTATGGTCGAACAGCAGTCTCACGATGTTGCAAAAGAAGTTTTCATGGTGTCGCAAAAAGAAGTTCTTGCGCTGCAAAGGAAGTTTTCATCGGGGGGTGTTCAAATCGGCAAATGTGCGGAGACAGATAAAAAGCACCATCCGTGACGTTGCCGCCAAAGCGAACGTATCCATTACGACTGTGTCTCGTGTTCTCAACAAACCCGAGATGGTAGACCCGGATACGCGGTTAAAAGTTCATCAGGCGATTGAATCTCTGGACTTCAAGCCGAGTGCTATTGCTCGAGGTTTACGGTCCGCGCAATCGAATACCATTGGGCTACTAGTTCCAGGTATTCAGGAGTTTTTCTTTGATGAACTTTACGAAGGCATTCAACGAGAAGCAAACGAACATGACGTAAAAATTCTTCTCTATGAGGCAAAGTACTCTTCGAATTTGGCGGTCGAGGGATTTACGTTTTTGCGACAGCATGAGGTGGATGGAATCATTTTCTCAAGCCACCATGTGAACGAGGATTACGACGCTGTCTTGGAACGACTGGATTTGCCGGTCGTGTTAACCCTGACTGAAGCGACCGGTCGTGTGAAACTTCCTGCCTTCAGAACGGATGAGATTCGGGCGATGTTTGATGTTGTCGGCTACCTCGTATCGAGAGGGCATCGACGGATTGGATTCATCGGCGCAGAGACTGGTCTGGCAAGACAACTGCGTTTTCAGGGATATCGGCAAGGGTTGGCTCACTACGGGCTTGAGTTTGATGAAAACGCGGTAGTGAACGGTGACTTTCGCTTTAACAGCGGTTATAAGGCAATGGAGACTCTTCTATCAAGGCAAAGCAGCAATAAGTTGACGGCGGTTTGTGCCATTAGCGATGAGATGGCAATCGGTGCAATGCGGTACTTGTACGACCATGGACTGAATGTTCCGAATGATATGTCTGTTGTCGGCTTCGATAACATTCGCATCTCGGAGATGGTGATGCCGGGACTGACGACGGTCGCTCAGCCTTTTGCCGAAATTGGCGTGCGGGCTTTACGAACGGTACTGCAGATGACAGAGGATCCCGCTGAACCAGGACCTGTGGGCGTACATTATCTTTCACATCACCTGGTTGAGCGAGGTTCTGTCGCGCACATCCATGATGAAAAGGTTTGATTGAAATCACAACATACAGGAGGTCAATTATGAGGCTAAAAAGAGGAGTTATGCTTGCTACGGTCTTTGTGATGGGGTCCGGACTGGTTGCTGGTTGTGGAACGTCAAACAGTAACAATTCCACTGGAAGTACAAGTAACAATGCAAGTGCGAACAGTACCTCTTCAAACAGTCCATCTTCGAACAGTACAGCCTCTTCTTCGAGCGGCACAACCACAATCACGTGGGAAGCTGGCTATATCACCCATAAGGGCATGCGTGCCGCCCTCATTAAGGCTTTTGAGCAGCAGAACCCGAACATCAAGGTCAATCTCATCAACGAACCAGCCAACAGCACAGCAGCGGTCATCACGACGACCATCAGCTCAGGCTCGAAAACCCCAGATGTGTACCTCGGAGATGTCATCTGGCCAGCTCAATTTGGACACGCAGGACTGGCACAGCCGCTCAACAGCATGTTCTCCCAGAGCTTCTGGAGCCGTTTCGCACCGGGCCTCGTTAAAGGCGCGACATATCAAGGAAAGATCTACGGGGCACCGTTCTTCGTCGACACGGCCTTTTTATACTATCGCAAAGACCTGCTGCAAAAGGCAGGCATTTCGTCACCGCCGACCACATGGCAACAGCTGCAGCAGGATTCTCAGCTGATGCAGAAAAAGGGTCTCGTCAAGTACGGATTTGTCTGGCAGGGCGCGCCGTATGAAGGATTGACCTGTAACTTTGAAGAGTACCTGGCGGATGCCGGCGGAAACGTGCTCGGGAGCAACGGCCAACCTACGGTTAACACCCCGCAGGTCAAGCAAGCGCTCACATTCATGCAATCCCTTGTGCAAAGCGGTGTGACGCCGAAGTCGGTCACGACGGATCAAGAGAGTCAATCCATGAACGTGTTCGCGAATGGCGATGCAGCCTTCCTCCGCAACTGGAGTTACGCATGGGGTGTAGCTAACGACCCAACTCAGTCCAAAGTGGCGGGCAAAGTCGGAGTCACGATTCTCCCAGCTTTCCCAGGTCAGAACCAGCACTACAGCACAATTGGCGGTTGGAACATGATGGTCAACCCGCATAGCACGCATATGAACGCAGATCAGAAGTTTATCGACTTCGTGACGAGCCAAGCTGGGCAAGACATCATCGCCAGCTACGGTGAAATCCCAACCAACTCAGCGGCTGCGACAAAGGCATCGCAAGCGACCAATGCCAGCCCAATCTTCCAACTACTGACGAAGTTGAACTACCGTTCGCGTCCGTCGCAAACGCCTCAATACCTGGCACTGTCGAAAGTCATCTACACCAACGTCAACGGCGTACTCGCAGGCAATGAGTCGGTCAGCAGCGCCATTAGTCAGATGCAGTCGCAACTCAAGTCGACTATCGGCGGCGGCGGGCTGTAAGTAGCACGCACTGGCGCTTGGTACCTGGTATTTGACACTTGGCATTTGGTACCCGGTATCTGATACTTAGCACTTGGGACTTGGTACCTGGGACTTGGTACCTGGTGTTTGGGACTTGGTACCTAGTAGCACGCGTTTACCACTTGGTACTTAGCTTTTGGCACTTCACACTCGGCACGCCTCTCCGCACTTCGTTTTGGTGCGGGGAGGATTGCCGAAGTTGGAACGACCACCTCGGGTGTACGCACACAGGTGAAGCGGGAGGGAGGAAGCTTACATGGTCGATTATCCGACCGCCACGGACACATTGAAACAGGCGAAGCGGCCATCCGCGTTAACGACCGAACGCAAGCGCGCGGGTTATACGATGTTGCTCCCAGCACTCATTATTGTCTGCGGCATCACCTTATTTCCTATTGTGTACTCCATCTGGATGAGTCTCAACCATGTGACCATGACAACCAACGGCTATCGAATGCAGTTCGCTGGACTGGCCAATTACAACAAGATGGTCCATGCGGGGGAATTTTGGCATAGCGTGTGGTTCACATTTTATTACTCGGTTGTAACGGTATTTATCGAACTGACGCTCGGTCTTTTAATTGCACTCGCCATCGACAACGTCAAGCGATTGAAGAATGTGTCGATTGTCATCATGCTCATCCCGTGGGCACTCATTACCGTAATTGCAGCAGAAATGTGGGATTACATCGACGATGCGACGTACGGTGTCTTGAACGCTGTTCTGCAAGCAATGCATCTCATTCCACAACCGTACGCGTGGTTATCGAATGCGACAACAGCGGTCATCGCGATGATGGTGGCCGATATTTGGAAGACCACGCCATTTGTGGTCGTGATTATTCTGGCAGGCTTACAGATGATTTCAAATGAGTATCTTGAGGCCGCCTACATCGACGGAGCCAATTCGTGGCAAGTCTTCTGGAAGGTGACCTTCCCACTTCTGCGTGGCAGTATTGCACTTGCAGCCCTGTTCCGCATCCTGCAAGCGTTCGGCGTGTTCGATCTGCCGTTCGTGCTGACAAGCGGGGGACCCGGAACCGCAACGCAGTCCCTTGCCATCCTCGCCGACCAAGTGTTGTTTCAGGAGCTGCATATCGGCGTCGGATCGGCCGTGACCGTTGCAACGGTGTTGATTGTACTGGCCATCAGTCTGGTCTTCGTTTCTGTATTCCGTTCGCTTGTTGTGGAGAGTGAAGCCTAATGGTCAAACCAAGGTGGAAAAAAGTCGTCGGCTATGTCGTGCTGTTTGTCTTCCTCTTGCTGATTCTCGCGCCGTTTTACTGGATGGTCATCACCTCCTTTAAACCAGACTTGAACATTGCCAGTTATCCACCGCAGTACGTTCCGAAACACTGGACGTTTACGCACTATGTGGAAGCCTTCAAGAAATATGGCTTTGGGATTTACATTCGCAACAGCGTGATTGTGTCAACTGTTTCGATGTTCTTTGTGCTGGTGTTCGGAAGCATGGCGGGTTTTTCGCTGGCAAGGCTGCCGGTTGGCGGCAGGCGAACTATTTTAATCGGACTGTTGATTGTTTCAATGTTTCCGGAAATAGCGGTGGTGTCGCCTTTGTACGTGATGCTCAAGAGCGTCCACTGGCTGAACTCGTTTGAAGCGCTCGTCATCCCGTACACGGCCTTCAACCTGCCGTTTGCCATTTGGATTTTGCGCAATTATTTCGTGCAGGTGCCAACCGCGCTGTTTGAAGCTGCATCTGTGGACGGGGCGGGCGTGTTCCGCACGTTCTACCAGATTTTCTTACCTGTCACGACACCGGGTCTCTTCACCGCTGCGGTCTTCTCATTTGTCGCTTGCTGGACAGAATTCCTGTTTGCACTCGTCTTCAATTCGTCGAACTCGATGCGAACCATTCCTGTCGGCATTGCGCTCTTCGCAGGTCAATTCTCAGTCCCGTATGGTACTATCTTCGCGGGATCCGTTGTGTCGGTCGTGCCAATCGTCATCCTCGTGATTCTCTTCCGAAAATGGATTGTGTCCGGCTTGACACAGGGGGCCGTGAAGGGGTAATACGTGTCAGTAGCATCGGTTTGCTGATTTCGACGAAGGGGCTGGACTGAATGAATGCATCGATTCGTGTGACCGTTTGGAACGAGTATCGCCACGAACAGACAAACGAGGTGGTCAGGGACATCTACCCGGAGGGCATTCACAATGCCATTGCGACGCCGCTGAGTGAGCAGGGTTTTGCAGTGCGCACCGCGACGCTTGATGAACCTCATCATGGTCTGACAGACGAGGTATTGGATTCTACAGATGTGTTGATTTGGTGGGGGCATCGGGCGCATCAAGAAGTGGATGACGCTATCGTCGAAAAGGTGGTTCACCGGGTATGGAACGGGATGGGCTTGATTGTGCTGCATTCGGGCCACTTCTCGAAAGTTTTTAAGCGCCTGATGGGTACTTCGTGTGATTTGAAGTGGCGTGAAGCCGGCGAAAATGAACGGCTGTGGGTTGTCAATCCGAGCCACCCGATTGCGCATGGCATCGACCAATTTATCGACCTCGAACACGAGGAAATGTACGGGGAACATTTTGATATTCCGACGCCGGATGAACTTGTATTTGTGTCTTGGTTCAAGGGGGGCGAGGTGTTCCGCAGCGGCTGTACCTTCCGTCGTGGGCAGGGCAAGATTTTCTACTTCCGCCCGGGTCACGAGACGCATCCAACCTATCAGAACCCACAGGTCCAGCAGGTGATTGCAAATGCGGTGGGCTGGGCAGCGCCCCAATCGGGTCCGTCTCCCGTATATGGCAATGCGAAGCCACTTGAGCCGCTGGATGTGGAAGGTAAGGCGTAACCGGCGACGCGTGGGTGCACGGGTGCACAGGTAGCACTGGGTGCATGGGGTGCATGGGGTGCATGGGGTGCATGGGGTGCATGGGGTGCATGGGGTGCATGGGGTGCATGGGGTGCATGGGGTGCATGGGTAGCCCGGGTAGCACGGGTAGCACGGGTAGCCCGGGTGTTGGCCGCTAAAGAGTAGAAAACCGATAATGATAAATGATAGAGGAAATGGCGTGTGAATTGGCGACCCAATTGACACGCCATTTTTGTGGGAATATCAGCAGTCGAGGAGCTAGGGTCGTACATCGAAAACGCCAGGGTATGCGTGGATGATGTTACGGACATCCGTGCCCATGGCCTTGGTTCTTGCTTACTAATTTGTAATAACGCGCCCTGAGCGCGTTATGTCCAATCGAATCAATAGTGCCGACAAAAAATAGCGCGCTGTGGAAGCGCTATGCGCGCGCCCTAAGTCAATAACGACGTGTGAACGCGTTATTTTGTTTCGTTTCAGCGAATAACGCGCCACGAGCGCGTTATTTCCACTTGAACGTGTTTCGAGTAGGGTGAATAGCGCGTTCCGGGCTTGTTATTGGCGACCCGACGGAGCCAAAGCCGCAGGGCACGATGGAATACAAATGTGGTTGTGTTCGAGACTGTTGGCTGACGAAGACAGGTCAGTCTCCCGTGATTCATTTTC
The Alicyclobacillus curvatus genome window above contains:
- a CDS encoding carbohydrate ABC transporter permease, yielding MVKPRWKKVVGYVVLFVFLLLILAPFYWMVITSFKPDLNIASYPPQYVPKHWTFTHYVEAFKKYGFGIYIRNSVIVSTVSMFFVLVFGSMAGFSLARLPVGGRRTILIGLLIVSMFPEIAVVSPLYVMLKSVHWLNSFEALVIPYTAFNLPFAIWILRNYFVQVPTALFEAASVDGAGVFRTFYQIFLPVTTPGLFTAAVFSFVACWTEFLFALVFNSSNSMRTIPVGIALFAGQFSVPYGTIFAGSVVSVVPIVILVILFRKWIVSGLTQGAVKG
- a CDS encoding sugar ABC transporter permease is translated as MVDYPTATDTLKQAKRPSALTTERKRAGYTMLLPALIIVCGITLFPIVYSIWMSLNHVTMTTNGYRMQFAGLANYNKMVHAGEFWHSVWFTFYYSVVTVFIELTLGLLIALAIDNVKRLKNVSIVIMLIPWALITVIAAEMWDYIDDATYGVLNAVLQAMHLIPQPYAWLSNATTAVIAMMVADIWKTTPFVVVIILAGLQMISNEYLEAAYIDGANSWQVFWKVTFPLLRGSIALAALFRILQAFGVFDLPFVLTSGGPGTATQSLAILADQVLFQELHIGVGSAVTVATVLIVLAISLVFVSVFRSLVVESEA
- a CDS encoding ThuA domain-containing protein, with translation MNASIRVTVWNEYRHEQTNEVVRDIYPEGIHNAIATPLSEQGFAVRTATLDEPHHGLTDEVLDSTDVLIWWGHRAHQEVDDAIVEKVVHRVWNGMGLIVLHSGHFSKVFKRLMGTSCDLKWREAGENERLWVVNPSHPIAHGIDQFIDLEHEEMYGEHFDIPTPDELVFVSWFKGGEVFRSGCTFRRGQGKIFYFRPGHETHPTYQNPQVQQVIANAVGWAAPQSGPSPVYGNAKPLEPLDVEGKA